In Musa acuminata AAA Group cultivar baxijiao chromosome BXJ3-9, Cavendish_Baxijiao_AAA, whole genome shotgun sequence, a single genomic region encodes these proteins:
- the LOC135649609 gene encoding uncharacterized protein LOC135649609 isoform X2, whose translation MHTALQSGGRSPKPLNGPSGAQQLKSGSESDHNTGPSLLSHSKSKKRDRSDQCTEPIKRERPSKPDDGDSIDFKSDNMIKAEIVKITEKGGLVSSEGVEKLVYLMQLDRTEKKIDVASRILVADVIAATDRYDCLNRFVQLQGVPVLNDWLHEVHKCKAGDASNPKESDKAVEDLILALLRALAKLPVNLNALQTCNIGKSVNHLRTHKNPEIQKKARSLIDTWKKRVDAEFAKISDAKSVASGQPVWQVKPGSSDVSHAGSRRAGSTDMTSKSPVTPTTLCKTLPSKPGHSDVIVKSETQGNLKMGSTLVTSVPAGSKDSLCKASANTGAEMLPTAVKEEKSSSSSQSQNNSQSCSSDHAKTVGSSWKEDTRSSSAGSINATKVAGGSSRHRKSSNGVIGTSTSGSQKEANSSKSGSLYRATAFEKSSQSGLTCDNPIDLPVVDHGNSHKLIVRLPNPVRSPARSASGSSFEDPSISGSRASSPGVSDKHEPTDRRVKLHLPSTAADAKTESWQSNDVKELPVGVGGDRSPAADEHIRNAEETGKAIEAPRAVCSSFGNEKGILCTESKTSSFSSINALIESCVKYSEASASLAVEDDGMNLLASVAAGEISKSDLISPTGSPGASPATEDPSTEAKSRLSSDDDAAQSHVKLDEVADADSIKQGINMTGIHTELSPAAVNSHKAEDSCAKSEWKVEEERDGKFSVFKPAEVDKRDSEGASILEEKQMTDMQVLDHYTGCKLKETSLSAEESKPIEYAHQKIEDGSICTSEIVCNDGDDLDIAVSGIKSEKLVVEESQSCPTAKRIPEDATSSDQQQHLRTESAERSVDAGISLDSPDVTSSKDPDKSRICKPDDLSVSHLESNDKQGNNSLNSSMLDESVRPAISSCGAAVVVEDLKVKESHKSSSMESASQEPPSSFTAQETERRSKSAGPRVSGAVADVQEDLASSVEASSLAVEAAVDVASKLDFDLNEGIIGDDGNQFETAVSVSTVCSSTVHLPNLSPFANSTSTGLPAPITVAAPAKGPFVPPENLLRSKGEPGWKGSAATSAFRPAEPRKVLEMPLNTPGMLSPSDFAGKQCRPLLDIDLNEPDEGVLEDMANLSSAKTMGSESGTTSNLDASPRISGGLDLDLNRVDEGMENGQFLASASHGMAVPLLSVGPASAEFPNRESNMLRDFDLNNGPGPEELCSEPITRSQNTKNTSSVPFLPPVANVRMNAVEAGSVSSWFPPGSSYPAVAIPSFLSNRGEQPYPIVAAQGAQRILGPVTASGPFGGDVYRGPVLSSSPAMAFTPAFPYAGFTFGSNFPLASNSYSGASASFVDSSGASSGFPAIPSPLVGPAGAILSNYPRPYGINLPEGGAIGGSNNTRKWISSGLDLNSGPGNADMEGKDERLPLASRQLLVATSQAFTEEQLRMYAVVPGGGLKRKEPEGGWDADRSAYKQLSWQ comes from the exons ATGCACACAGCACTTCAGTCAGGTGGGCGTTCTCCTAAACCACTTAATGGTCCGTCCGGTGCACAACAGTTGAAATCTGGTTCGGAGAGTGACCATAATACTGGCCCTTCTCTCCTGTCACACTCTAAGTCAAAAAAGAGGGACAGGAGTGATCAGTGCACAGAGCCTATCAAGAGAGAGCGGCCTTCTAAACCAGATGATGGTGATTCTATTGACTTCAAGTCTGATAACATGATCAAGGCAGAAATAGTCAAAATAACAGAAAAAGGTGGACTTGTAAGCTCCGAAGGGGTTGAGAAATTAGTGTACTTAATGCAGCTTGATAGAACTGAGAAAAAAATAGACGTTGCAAGTCGGATATTGGTGGCAGATGTGATTGCAGCCACTGATCGATATGATTGCCTTAACAGGTTTGTGCAGCTTCAGGGTGTGCCGGTCTTGAATGATTGGCTCCATGAGGTTCACAAATGTAAGGCTGGTGATGCTAGTAATCCTAAAGAAAGTGATAAAGCTGTTGAGGACCTTATCTTGGCTCTTCTTCGTGCACTGGCTAAATTGCCTGTGAACCTTAATGCTTTGCAGACTTGTAACATTGGTAAATCTGTGAATCATTTGCGGACCCATAAAAACCCTGAGATCCAGAAGAAAGCTAGGAGTCTTATTGACACCTGGAAGAAACGAGTTGATGCAGAATTTGCAAAGATCAGTGATGCAAAATCTGTTGCATCAGGCCAACCTGTTTGGCAAGTCAAGCCAGGTTCTTCTGATGTTTCTCATGCAGGAAGTAGACGTGCTGGATCAACTGATATGACTTCAAAGAGCCCTGTAACTCCAACCACATTGTGTAAAACTCTGCCTAGTAAGCCTGGACATTCAGATGTTATTGTTAAGTCAGAAACGCAAGGAAATTTGAAAATGGGTTCAACCTTAGTAACATCTGTTCCAGCTGGCTCAAAGGATTCACTTTGCAAAGCATCTGCTAACACTGGGGCAGAGATGCTGCCAACAGCAGTCAAAGAGGAGAAGAGCAGCAGTTCCAGTCAATCTCAGAACAATAGCCAGTCTTGTTCAAGTGATCATGCAAAAACAGTAGGTTCTTCATGGAAGGAAGACACAAGGAGTTCGAGTGCTGGGTCAATAAATGCTACTAAGGTTGCTGGTGGTTCATCTCGTCATCGAAAATCTAGCAATGGGGTTATAGGGACTAGTACTTCTGGATCTCAGAAGGAAGCTAATTCAAGTAAATCTGGTTCTCTCTACAGGGCTACAGCATTCGAAAAATCATCACAATCAGGACTGACATGTGACAACCCAATTGATCTGCCTGTTGTAGATCATGGGAATAGCCACAAGCTCATTGTCAGGCTTCCTAACCCTGTCCGGAGTCCTGCACGAAGTGCAAGCGGAAGTTCATTTGAGGATCCATCAATTTCGGGTAGTAGAGCATCATCTCCTGGGGTCTCGGACAAACATGAGCCCACTGATCGTAGAGTAAAACTTCATCTGCCTAGTACTGCCGCAGATGCTAAAACAGAGTCATGGCAGAGCAACGATGTCAAAGAACTTCCTGTTGGAGTTGGAGGTGACAGATCACCTGCAGCTGATGAACACATCAGGAATGCTGAGGAGACTGGGAAGGCTATAGAGGCTCCAAGAGCTGTATGTTCATCATTTGGAAACGAAAAGGGAATTCTCTGTACTGAATCCAAGACGAGTTCCTTTAGCTCTATAAATGCCTTGATTGAAAGTTGCGTCAAATATTCTGAAGCTAGTGCCTCGTTGGCTGTTGAAGATGATGGGATGAATCTACTTGCTAGCGTGGCAGCTGGAGAAATCTCCAAGTCTGACTTAATTTCTCCCACTGGCTCACCTGGAGCTTCACCTGCAACAGAGGACCCATCAACAGAGGCCAAGTCAAGGttatcaagtgatgatgatgcagCCCAGAGCCATGTTAAATTAGATGAAGTCGCTGATGCAGACTCTATTAAGCAAG GTATTAACATGACAGGTATTCATACTGAGCTATCTCCTGCTGCTGTAAATTCTCATAAAGCTGAAGACTCCTGTGCTAAATCGGAATGGAAAGTTGAGGAAGAAAGAGATGGAAAATTTTCTGTTTTCAAACCAGCTGAAGTGGATAAGCGTGATAGTGAAGGAGCTTCCATACTTGAGGAAAAGCAGATGACGGATATGCAGGTTTTGGACCATTATACAGGTTGCAAGCTTAAAGAAACAAGCTTATCAGCAGAGGAAAGCAAACCTATTGAATATGCTCATCAGAAGATTGAAGATGGCAGCATATGTACCTCTGAAATTGTTTGCAATGATGGAGATGACCTTGACATTGCTGTTTCAGGTATTAAATCAGAAAAGCTGGTTGTTGAGGAATCCCAATCATGTCCTACAGCAAAAAGAATACCTGAGGATGCAACTTCGTCTGACCAGCAGCAACATCTAAGGACAGAGTCTGCGGAGAGAAGTGTGGATGCTGGTATTTCATTGGATTCTCCTGATGTTACTTCATCTAAAGATCCTGATAAGTCTAGGATTTGTAAGCCTGATGACCTGAGTGTCAGTCACTTGGAGTCGAATGATAAACAGGGGAACAACAGCCTCAACTCATCTATGCTTGACGAATCAGTTAGACCTGCAATCAGCTCCTGTGGTGCTGCTGTGGTAGTTGAAGACTTGAAAGTAAAGGAGTCTCATAAAAGTTCAAGCATGGAATCAGCCAGTCAAGAACCACCATCGAGTTTTACAGCCCAAGAGACTGAGCGTCGATCAAAGTCTGCTGGTCCTAGGGTATCTGGGGCTGTTGCAGATGTGCAGGAGGATCTTGCATCATCTGTAGAGGCCTCTTCATTGGCTGTTGAAGCTGCTGTAGATGTTGCCAGTAAGCTTGACTTTGATTTGAATGAAGGCATCATTGGAGATGATGGAAACCAATTTGAGACTGCTGTCTCAGTTTCAACTGTATGTTCCTCTACAGTTCATTTGCCCAACCTGTCTCCTTTTGCAAATTCCACATCAACCGGTTTGCCTGCTCCAATTACAGTAGCTGCACCAGCAAAAGGACCTTTCGTTCCAcctgaaaacttacttaggagcAAGGGTGAACCTGGATGGAAAGGCTCAGCTGCCACTAGTGCTTTTCGACCAGCGGAACCACGAAAAGTTCTGGAGATGCCACTTAATACTCCTGGAATGTTGTCACCATCTGATTTTGCAGGGAAGCAGTGTCGCCCTCTGCTTGATATTGATCTGAATGAACCTGATGAGGGAGTTCTTGAAGACATGGCCAACCTGAGCTCTGCTAAGACCATGGGCTCTGAATCTGGGACAACAAGTAATCTTGATGCATCCCCTCGAATTTCTGGGGGACTTGATCTTGATTTAAATAGAGTTGATGAAGGTATGGAAAATGGCCAGTTCTTAGCGAGTGCCTCCCATGGAATGGCGGTGCCACTTTTATCTGTAGGACCAGCATCCGCAGAATTTCCTAATAGGGAGTCCAATATGTTAAGGGACTTTGATTTAAATAATGGACCGGGCCCTGAAGAACTTTGTTCTGAACCTATAACTAGGAGTCAAAATACAAAAAACACTAGTAGTGTGCCATTCTTACCTCCAGTAGCCAATGTTAGGATGAATGCTGTTGAAGCAGGAAGTGTGTCATCATGGTTTCCTCCTGGTAGTTCCTATCCTGCTGTTGCTATACCATCCTTCTTGTCGAACAGAGGAGAGCAGCCTTACCCAATTGTTGCAGCACAAGGAGCACAAAGAATTTTGGGGCCAGTTACGGCTAGTGGCCCCTTTGGGGGTGATGTTTACAGGGGTCCTGTGCTTTCATCATCTCCAGCCATGGCGTTTACTCCAGCATTTCCTTATGCTGGTTTcacttttggctccaattttccgCTTGCGTCAAACTCATATTCAGGTGCTTCAGCATCCTTTGTTGATTCGTCTGGCGCTAGTTCAGGTTTCCCTGCCATTCCTTCCCCACTTGTTGGACCTGCTGGTGCCATTTTGTCAAATTATCCAAGGCCTTATGGTATAAACCTTCCGGAGGGTGGTGCTATTGGTGGATCTAACAACACTCGGAAATGGATTTCGTCGGGTCTTGATCTAAATTCAGGTCCAGGAAATGCAGATATGGAAGGGAAAGATGAGAGGCTGCCTTTGGCATCGAGACAACTCCTAGTTGCAACCTCCCAGGCTTTCACGGAGGAGCAGCTACGAATGTATGCAGTGGTGCCGGGTGGGGGTTTGAAGAGGAAGGAGCCTGAAGGGGGTTGGGATGCAGACAGATCTGCTTACAAGCAACTCTCATGGCAGTGA
- the LOC135649609 gene encoding uncharacterized protein LOC135649609 isoform X3 translates to MHTALQSGGRSPKPLNGPSGAQQLKSGSESDHNTGPSLLSHSKSKKRDRSDQCTEPIKRERPSKPDDGDSIDFKSDNMIKAEIVKITEKGGLVSSEGVEKLVYLMQLDRTEKKIDVASRILVADVIAATDRYDCLNRFVQLQGVPVLNDWLHEVHKCKAGDASNPKESDKAVEDLILALLRALAKLPVNLNALQTCNIGKSVNHLRTHKNPEIQKKARSLIDTWKKRVDAEFAKISDAKSVASGQPVWQVKPGSSDVSHAGSRRAGSTDMTSKSPVTPTTLCKTLPSKPGHSDVIVKSETQGNLKMGSTLVTSVPAGSKDSLCKASANTGAEMLPTAVKEEKSSSSSQSQNNSQSCSSDHAKTVGSSWKEDTRSSSAGSINATKVAGGSSRHRKSSNGVIGTSTSGSQKEANSSKSGSLYRATAFEKSSQSGLTCDNPIDLPVVDHGNSHKLIVRLPNPVRSPARSASGSSFEDPSISGSRASSPGVSDKHEPTDRRVKLHLPSTAADAKTESWQSNDVKELPVGVGGDRSPAADEHIRNAEETGKAIEAPRAVCSSFGNEKGILCTESKTSSFSSINALIESCVKYSEASASLAVEDDGMNLLASVAAGEISKSDLISPTGSPGASPATEDPSTEAKSRLSSDDDAAQSHVKLDEVADADSIKQGIHTELSPAAVNSHKAEDSCAKSEWKVEEERDGKFSVFKPAEVDKRDSEGASILEEKQMTDMQVLDHYTGCKLKETSLSAEESKPIEYAHQKIEDGSICTSEIVCNDGDDLDIAVSGIKSEKLVVEESQSCPTAKRIPEDATSSDQQQHLRTESAERSVDAGISLDSPDVTSSKDPDKSRICKPDDLSVSHLESNDKQGNNSLNSSMLDESVRPAISSCGAAVVVEDLKVKESHKSSSMESASQEPPSSFTAQETERRSKSAGPRVSGAVADVQEDLASSVEASSLAVEAAVDVASKLDFDLNEGIIGDDGNQFETAVSVSTVCSSTVHLPNLSPFANSTSTGLPAPITVAAPAKGPFVPPENLLRSKGEPGWKGSAATSAFRPAEPRKVLEMPLNTPGMLSPSDFAGKQCRPLLDIDLNEPDEGVLEDMANLSSAKTMGSESGTTSNLDASPRISGGLDLDLNRVDEGMENGQFLASASHGMAVPLLSVGPASAEFPNRESNMLRDFDLNNGPGPEELCSEPITRSQNTKNTSSVPFLPPVANVRMNAVEAGSVSSWFPPGSSYPAVAIPSFLSNRGEQPYPIVAAQGAQRILGPVTASGPFGGDVYRGPVLSSSPAMAFTPAFPYAGFTFGSNFPLASNSYSGASASFVDSSGASSGFPAIPSPLVGPAGAILSNYPRPYGINLPEGGAIGGSNNTRKWISSGLDLNSGPGNADMEGKDERLPLASRQLLVATSQAFTEEQLRMYAVVPGGGLKRKEPEGGWDADRSAYKQLSWQ, encoded by the exons ATGCACACAGCACTTCAGTCAGGTGGGCGTTCTCCTAAACCACTTAATGGTCCGTCCGGTGCACAACAGTTGAAATCTGGTTCGGAGAGTGACCATAATACTGGCCCTTCTCTCCTGTCACACTCTAAGTCAAAAAAGAGGGACAGGAGTGATCAGTGCACAGAGCCTATCAAGAGAGAGCGGCCTTCTAAACCAGATGATGGTGATTCTATTGACTTCAAGTCTGATAACATGATCAAGGCAGAAATAGTCAAAATAACAGAAAAAGGTGGACTTGTAAGCTCCGAAGGGGTTGAGAAATTAGTGTACTTAATGCAGCTTGATAGAACTGAGAAAAAAATAGACGTTGCAAGTCGGATATTGGTGGCAGATGTGATTGCAGCCACTGATCGATATGATTGCCTTAACAGGTTTGTGCAGCTTCAGGGTGTGCCGGTCTTGAATGATTGGCTCCATGAGGTTCACAAATGTAAGGCTGGTGATGCTAGTAATCCTAAAGAAAGTGATAAAGCTGTTGAGGACCTTATCTTGGCTCTTCTTCGTGCACTGGCTAAATTGCCTGTGAACCTTAATGCTTTGCAGACTTGTAACATTGGTAAATCTGTGAATCATTTGCGGACCCATAAAAACCCTGAGATCCAGAAGAAAGCTAGGAGTCTTATTGACACCTGGAAGAAACGAGTTGATGCAGAATTTGCAAAGATCAGTGATGCAAAATCTGTTGCATCAGGCCAACCTGTTTGGCAAGTCAAGCCAGGTTCTTCTGATGTTTCTCATGCAGGAAGTAGACGTGCTGGATCAACTGATATGACTTCAAAGAGCCCTGTAACTCCAACCACATTGTGTAAAACTCTGCCTAGTAAGCCTGGACATTCAGATGTTATTGTTAAGTCAGAAACGCAAGGAAATTTGAAAATGGGTTCAACCTTAGTAACATCTGTTCCAGCTGGCTCAAAGGATTCACTTTGCAAAGCATCTGCTAACACTGGGGCAGAGATGCTGCCAACAGCAGTCAAAGAGGAGAAGAGCAGCAGTTCCAGTCAATCTCAGAACAATAGCCAGTCTTGTTCAAGTGATCATGCAAAAACAGTAGGTTCTTCATGGAAGGAAGACACAAGGAGTTCGAGTGCTGGGTCAATAAATGCTACTAAGGTTGCTGGTGGTTCATCTCGTCATCGAAAATCTAGCAATGGGGTTATAGGGACTAGTACTTCTGGATCTCAGAAGGAAGCTAATTCAAGTAAATCTGGTTCTCTCTACAGGGCTACAGCATTCGAAAAATCATCACAATCAGGACTGACATGTGACAACCCAATTGATCTGCCTGTTGTAGATCATGGGAATAGCCACAAGCTCATTGTCAGGCTTCCTAACCCTGTCCGGAGTCCTGCACGAAGTGCAAGCGGAAGTTCATTTGAGGATCCATCAATTTCGGGTAGTAGAGCATCATCTCCTGGGGTCTCGGACAAACATGAGCCCACTGATCGTAGAGTAAAACTTCATCTGCCTAGTACTGCCGCAGATGCTAAAACAGAGTCATGGCAGAGCAACGATGTCAAAGAACTTCCTGTTGGAGTTGGAGGTGACAGATCACCTGCAGCTGATGAACACATCAGGAATGCTGAGGAGACTGGGAAGGCTATAGAGGCTCCAAGAGCTGTATGTTCATCATTTGGAAACGAAAAGGGAATTCTCTGTACTGAATCCAAGACGAGTTCCTTTAGCTCTATAAATGCCTTGATTGAAAGTTGCGTCAAATATTCTGAAGCTAGTGCCTCGTTGGCTGTTGAAGATGATGGGATGAATCTACTTGCTAGCGTGGCAGCTGGAGAAATCTCCAAGTCTGACTTAATTTCTCCCACTGGCTCACCTGGAGCTTCACCTGCAACAGAGGACCCATCAACAGAGGCCAAGTCAAGGttatcaagtgatgatgatgcagCCCAGAGCCATGTTAAATTAGATGAAGTCGCTGATGCAGACTCTATTAAGCAAG GTATTCATACTGAGCTATCTCCTGCTGCTGTAAATTCTCATAAAGCTGAAGACTCCTGTGCTAAATCGGAATGGAAAGTTGAGGAAGAAAGAGATGGAAAATTTTCTGTTTTCAAACCAGCTGAAGTGGATAAGCGTGATAGTGAAGGAGCTTCCATACTTGAGGAAAAGCAGATGACGGATATGCAGGTTTTGGACCATTATACAGGTTGCAAGCTTAAAGAAACAAGCTTATCAGCAGAGGAAAGCAAACCTATTGAATATGCTCATCAGAAGATTGAAGATGGCAGCATATGTACCTCTGAAATTGTTTGCAATGATGGAGATGACCTTGACATTGCTGTTTCAGGTATTAAATCAGAAAAGCTGGTTGTTGAGGAATCCCAATCATGTCCTACAGCAAAAAGAATACCTGAGGATGCAACTTCGTCTGACCAGCAGCAACATCTAAGGACAGAGTCTGCGGAGAGAAGTGTGGATGCTGGTATTTCATTGGATTCTCCTGATGTTACTTCATCTAAAGATCCTGATAAGTCTAGGATTTGTAAGCCTGATGACCTGAGTGTCAGTCACTTGGAGTCGAATGATAAACAGGGGAACAACAGCCTCAACTCATCTATGCTTGACGAATCAGTTAGACCTGCAATCAGCTCCTGTGGTGCTGCTGTGGTAGTTGAAGACTTGAAAGTAAAGGAGTCTCATAAAAGTTCAAGCATGGAATCAGCCAGTCAAGAACCACCATCGAGTTTTACAGCCCAAGAGACTGAGCGTCGATCAAAGTCTGCTGGTCCTAGGGTATCTGGGGCTGTTGCAGATGTGCAGGAGGATCTTGCATCATCTGTAGAGGCCTCTTCATTGGCTGTTGAAGCTGCTGTAGATGTTGCCAGTAAGCTTGACTTTGATTTGAATGAAGGCATCATTGGAGATGATGGAAACCAATTTGAGACTGCTGTCTCAGTTTCAACTGTATGTTCCTCTACAGTTCATTTGCCCAACCTGTCTCCTTTTGCAAATTCCACATCAACCGGTTTGCCTGCTCCAATTACAGTAGCTGCACCAGCAAAAGGACCTTTCGTTCCAcctgaaaacttacttaggagcAAGGGTGAACCTGGATGGAAAGGCTCAGCTGCCACTAGTGCTTTTCGACCAGCGGAACCACGAAAAGTTCTGGAGATGCCACTTAATACTCCTGGAATGTTGTCACCATCTGATTTTGCAGGGAAGCAGTGTCGCCCTCTGCTTGATATTGATCTGAATGAACCTGATGAGGGAGTTCTTGAAGACATGGCCAACCTGAGCTCTGCTAAGACCATGGGCTCTGAATCTGGGACAACAAGTAATCTTGATGCATCCCCTCGAATTTCTGGGGGACTTGATCTTGATTTAAATAGAGTTGATGAAGGTATGGAAAATGGCCAGTTCTTAGCGAGTGCCTCCCATGGAATGGCGGTGCCACTTTTATCTGTAGGACCAGCATCCGCAGAATTTCCTAATAGGGAGTCCAATATGTTAAGGGACTTTGATTTAAATAATGGACCGGGCCCTGAAGAACTTTGTTCTGAACCTATAACTAGGAGTCAAAATACAAAAAACACTAGTAGTGTGCCATTCTTACCTCCAGTAGCCAATGTTAGGATGAATGCTGTTGAAGCAGGAAGTGTGTCATCATGGTTTCCTCCTGGTAGTTCCTATCCTGCTGTTGCTATACCATCCTTCTTGTCGAACAGAGGAGAGCAGCCTTACCCAATTGTTGCAGCACAAGGAGCACAAAGAATTTTGGGGCCAGTTACGGCTAGTGGCCCCTTTGGGGGTGATGTTTACAGGGGTCCTGTGCTTTCATCATCTCCAGCCATGGCGTTTACTCCAGCATTTCCTTATGCTGGTTTcacttttggctccaattttccgCTTGCGTCAAACTCATATTCAGGTGCTTCAGCATCCTTTGTTGATTCGTCTGGCGCTAGTTCAGGTTTCCCTGCCATTCCTTCCCCACTTGTTGGACCTGCTGGTGCCATTTTGTCAAATTATCCAAGGCCTTATGGTATAAACCTTCCGGAGGGTGGTGCTATTGGTGGATCTAACAACACTCGGAAATGGATTTCGTCGGGTCTTGATCTAAATTCAGGTCCAGGAAATGCAGATATGGAAGGGAAAGATGAGAGGCTGCCTTTGGCATCGAGACAACTCCTAGTTGCAACCTCCCAGGCTTTCACGGAGGAGCAGCTACGAATGTATGCAGTGGTGCCGGGTGGGGGTTTGAAGAGGAAGGAGCCTGAAGGGGGTTGGGATGCAGACAGATCTGCTTACAAGCAACTCTCATGGCAGTGA